The genomic segment AACCTACGATTTGAATGACAGgtgattttatatatttttatctacTTCGTTTACTTATTTATCAAAtctgatatatttatttaactGACAGGTTGATTCGTCTTGTTTTAACTCTCCCCGTTTCTACATCAACAACGGAACGAGCATTTTCAGCAATGAAACTTGTTAAAACAGCTCTTCGTAACAAGATGAAAGCAGAGTTTTTCGGAGATTCTATGTTAATCTACATCGAATGAGATTTGGTTGAAAATATTGataatgatttattaattaatgagtTTTATTCTAAGAAGAATCGAAGAGCACAACTTCAGTAGTGTTTTAGCTCCATGTTTTTGAaggtattaaatattaaatactcttgttctatgttttcatgaattcaatgtttacatatttttattttgaatttttagttaattatttattttattaaatacatcATGAGACGGAATCAGCCCCAGGTAATTTTGAATCCTGGCTCCGCCCCTGCGTAAAATCATTAAGAatgggtcttatgtgagaccgtctcacggatcttaatctgtgagacgggtcaaccctacccatattcacaataaaatgtaatacccttagcataaaatgtaatactttttcatagattacCCAAATAGAGactcgtctcataaaatacgatccgtgagaccgcctcacacaagtttttgccaatcattaaatacatgttcaaatattttgaatttttcaagTGGGATTTAGCCACATAAAACCTAACGCAAATGAAATGTATCGTGTTTGGACAAAGCCCAAACCCGATTTATAacgtgataaataattaaacacaatccGAGCGGGTTGACCCGCAAACCAAAATACTGGACCCGAATGTCCACTCCAACTGATCATTTTTTCTAACATCATGATATATCAAAAGCACGAGCAAGTTCGATCCATGATAATATTGtaaggctacgtttggttggaaggataggataaactaatgattaatatgtaaatgataaagaaaatgattgtggtagaattgtaatatatggtgtaaaataatattatgtttggtaagatttttaagtgtaggataattttgaattttttgatgaaaagacaaaATTGCCCTTCCCCTTTGCGGCGGCCGGCCGACCGGAAACGGCTGACGGGGGCGGCGGCCGGAAAAATCGGCCGGCGTCGGAAATGGTCGGCGCGGGCGCTCGGTCGGCGGTCCGTCGGCCGGCGGCGGTCGTGGCGGCGGCGACGGCGGCGGTCggtggcgggaagtggtggtgagtttgaatataagagaagggtaaaattgaaaaaatatgaggtattaagagttggataaataatcctaggaggtgaggaggtattattttaacctacctaatataacctaatcattcataggagggattgacttggttaaataatcatGCGTACCAAACAGCTGACTAGAcaggataaaaaaaaataatcccGCCTAATCACTCAAACCAAACACTCCCTAAGCATTACAATAGTTACACATATAAAACGTATAATAACACATTCATCATAATTTAACTTAACCAAGTCTCCAAGAAACCACGACACGATACAATTTAATCTCGATCGGTCGGAGGAGGCGGAGTAGATCTCGGGATATATGGCATCAAAGGCGTGCCGTGCTGTATCGGTCCCGGCCTTATGGAGGCGATTGAACTCGGAACGGGATCGATAAGTCCATAGTCATTCAAGTTAACTCGCCCAGTAGATGGAGCCATTTCTTCCTGTAATgaaaaattttgtttaatatatagctcattttaaataaaatccaCAAGGAAGATAATTTAAAATCTTGAAGTAATGGTAGAAAATTATCTGCCAAATAATCAATTTTATATATCCGTCCTTCCGAGTTGATGAAGTAAAAGAGAATGACAAATAGCCACAAGTTCACTTATTCTCTTATCAACACCTTTTCGATCGAGCCTTCTACActtatatcaatattttttcgATCGAGCCTATCACAGAAGGAGTGACTAGTAGTGTTTTGCTGTTTGGTGACTTGTGGTTTTTTGGAGGAATATTTAAGGTTaatttggatatatatatatatatatatatatatatatatatatatatatatatatatatatatataatttcctCCTCTCATTTTTTCCTTTTGAATATTAATTCCTCCTCTCTTagtaataattataattaatactAAATAAGTACGAGTGATTGTACCTTAAGTTTTCTGCTTTTTATACTCGAGGCCATCGCATTCTTCACTACGAGCTTTTTGGTTATGGAGGTCGGACCTGCATTAATTAATCACAATTGTTTTTAGCTAAAAATATGGGTTttgataataaattttaaatatataatttcatataaaaaaatatcgattatataaaaataattgaatttttaaaattttgtatggGACGACGACAAGCCCTCTTCTGAAGTTTTTTCAGAGTATAGTGGCTCTTTTTTCTcctataaataaaattattttaaaattaacataataaaaataaaattatattcttAATATTCGTTTATATTAaccataaatttaaatttttttttacaatagaTCGCATGCAAAATgaagaataaaataaaacatgacTCGAATTACAAAATAATTTCGACTCAACTGTCAATGTAGAATCAATGGGAGTTCGGTCAAATATTTCGCCGTAAAATTGAATATTATTGATAATGAAGAAATTACTTTTACCATGAGTACTAGTAGCCGAGGAGGTGCTTCCAAATCCAAGAT from the Primulina eburnea isolate SZY01 chromosome 3, ASM2296580v1, whole genome shotgun sequence genome contains:
- the LOC140828507 gene encoding uncharacterized protein; translated protein: MYNIDLWVKTMKGFGILFWFLMVIGAAASCVYLGFGSTSSATSTHGPTSITKKLVVKNAMASSIKSRKLKEEMAPSTGRVNLNDYGLIDPVPSSIASIRPGPIQHGTPLMPYIPRSTPPPPTDRD